The following are encoded in a window of Dioscorea cayenensis subsp. rotundata cultivar TDr96_F1 chromosome 16, TDr96_F1_v2_PseudoChromosome.rev07_lg8_w22 25.fasta, whole genome shotgun sequence genomic DNA:
- the LOC120279169 gene encoding UDP-glycosyltransferase 73E1-like has protein sequence MTKQTTINDDSNNNNNTTTTPPHVVLVPLMAQGQTIPMLDMARLLANRGVHVTFITTPVNASRIKPIIARVHESNLPMNFIELPFPCAEAGLPLGCENFDLVPSRELFPNFFDAIRLLAHPLEQRLRDLVPRPTCMINDMWNPWTANVARSLNIRRLVYHGPSCVFIYCSYVFRLHKIFDTVTDEFEEITVPGLTDDGDDVGQSFKVSKAHLSAWLNSPGLKLRDEVLLAEETADGVVINTFDDVEPMFVEAYKKVAGKDVWTVGPLCLYDKDDDLSARIVRGNKAVVDPEKLFRWLDSMEENSVLYVSFGTLTRIKVGEILEIGSGLEASGIPFLWVIKDVEKSPVVEGWLEGFEKRMSLRSFVIKGWAPQAAILSHKSVGGFFSHCGWNSTSEAVSNGVPMITWPQFADQFLNERLVVEFLRIAIAIGVKKPIFYYGENEIPVKRDDVERAVRSLMGDGEEAEERRIRAREIKEKAIKAMDAGGSSYENITMLVEYIKLESCKGTQGATS, from the coding sequence ATGACcaaacaaacaaccatcaacgatgactccaacaacaacaacaacacaactACTACACCACCTCATGTTGTTTTAGTGCCACTAATGGCACAAGGACAAACAATCCCCATGCTTGACATGGCACGACTACTGGCGAATCGCGGCGTGCACGTCACCTTCATCACAACCCCAGTGAACGCATCGCGCATCAAACCCATCATAGCCCGCGTGCACGAATCTAACCTCCCTATGAACTTTATTGAGCTCCCTTTCCCCTGCGCCGAAGCCGGCCTCCCCCTCGGCTGTGAAAACTTCGACCTCGTCCCTTCCCGAGAACTCTTCCCGAACTTCTTCGATGCCATCCGACTCCTTGCCCATCCCCTCGAGCAACGCCTCAGAGATCTCGTCCCCCGCCCCACCTGCATGATCAACGACATGTGGAACCCGTGGACAGCAAACGTCGCACGTTCACTCAACATTCGACGGCTTGTCTACCACGGCCcttcttgtgtttttatctattGCAGTTATGTTTTTCGGCTGCATAAGATTTTTGACACTGTTACTGATGAGTTTGAGGAAATTACCGTGCCTGGTTTGactgatgatggtgatgatgttgGTCAGAGTTTTAAGGTTTCTAAAGCGCATTTGTCCGCGTGGTTAAACTCGCCAGGTTTGAAGTTACGTGACGAGGTTTTGCTTGCAGAGGAGACTGCTGATGGGGTGGTCATCAACACTTTCGATGATGTTGAGCCTATGTTTGTGGAGGCTTATAAGAAGGTGGCTGGAAAGGATGTTTGGACTGTTGGGCCATTGTGTTTATATGATAAGGATGATGATTTGAGTGCTAGGATTGTGAGAGGGAACAAGGCTGTAGTGGATCCGGAGAAGTTGTTCCGTTGGCTTGATTCTATGGAAGAAAATTCTGTACTTTATGTCAGTTTTGGGACTTTGACGCGGATAAAAGTGGGAGAGATATTGGAGATTGGCTCAGGACTTGAGGCTTCTGGGATTCCTTTTCTTTGGGTTATTAAGGATGTGGAGAAGTCTCCGGTTGTTGAGGGGTGGTTGGAAGGGTTTGAGAAGAGGATGAGTTTGAGAAGTTTTGTGATCAAAGGATGGGCACCACAAGCTGCGATACTCTCACATAAGTCCGTTGGTGGTTTTTTTAGTCATTGTGGGTGGAACTCAACGTCGGAGGCAGTATCAAATGGTGTGCCAATGATCACTTGGCCGCAGTTTGCAGACCAGTTCTTGAATGAGAGGTTGGTTGTGGAGTTCTTGAGGATTGCTATTGCTATTGGAGTGAAGAAGCCAATATTTTATTATGGTGAGAATGAGATTCCAGTTAAGAGGGATGATGTGGAGAGGGCTGTGAGGAGTTTGATGGGTGATGGAGAGGAGGCTGAGGAGAGGAGGATAAGGGCTAGAGAGATTAAGGAGAAGGCCATTAAGGCTATGGACGCAGGTGGTTCTTCTTATGAGAATATAACTATGCTCGTTGAGTACATCAAGCTTGAATCTTGCAAGGGTACACAAGGAGCTACATCTTAA